The proteins below are encoded in one region of Triplophysa rosa unplaced genomic scaffold, Trosa_1v2 scaffold143_ERROPOS1151363, whole genome shotgun sequence:
- the tnrc6bb.1 gene encoding trinucleotide repeat-containing gene 6B protein isoform X2, translated as MEDRHCKTEDSAHQEGTKDSIKALSPCPAVGGSSDPPEGGNNAKWTTVANGQPPSAVSQRYMPREVPPRFRNQQEPKVLLKRGQPPLSCMLLGGGPGGDVTPSPNASTADASDATVSLHSSSDASVTPIYANHSWGIGSGGQSSAQGMEKIVVDGADSEKWPSVEGSAAQVYSSSWNRDQRATAGPRMDGSSSLCEYSDTSAVEGLSSPAQNKETDQSVDSKAPSSAGDEDGPRGLNPSSWTADPDGGPLPITASEEPPPTPLSQAGAPYQTLGNKEWAELKAGPNDDRKEGGVTRAEPAGEKDGGSGGREMRGSNEHTSTGWTSDSVGVSGEDVRDGSRASAARLQDSVLANDSVKSRDDNQRSVRDWDGVEGESARSDDGTRIQTDRAEETLQTMISRSNLDPRVLCNTGWGKTQIKQTVAWNLELDSENVCKEGWKSPGDAPLPRSKLQKQEGPEVCQGQGWRDDEWIEKTAVKRDGWGTRGEVRTGGWGEAQDDDSSCKRERVGWDQSSRRERGQTTPLPEPKGDCKDQAEGLWGSSEETGGWRGEKQLPSQIPNKQTTLKTQIQQQPQPQMAGPPKTSQDRGHPESQNKGSGWTSGPIPQIPSATESSGWDEPSPQSVSRKMEIDDGTSAWGDPSRYSRNNVNLWDKNGSKTQQQSCQSSGRQAAAPSKNPAPSTWGHSGGPSDESVDGGTGAWGKSLDAASNWEESEETGGGWGTSRSHANKSGSKSMQESWGDEGSVTSRHSSWEEEDGGTGVWGNRGPQSSMSSYNSGSWGQSHGGRRHNTQSPLKGNSGDSWSTPVTRQFSNMNIMDEDSSSVSQDRHDRRGMNDGEMRRGGRAGASFRSQNSKDITPGESGPYMDRVGGHAVFGSGGISQLRGVHQTGVHPFSRSPVIRAPVPQFLPPPVAGPMLKPMAPPGGGMFPPQLSPQHMAMLGGVHPHMQQFQLACQLLLQQQQQQQQFLNQRKFPAPPRQQPDAQQLARIMAILQQQGVGGGKLPSSPMGGPVPKHPETPPLHHLNKPLDTPLHAVMGGSDLHNKPSAAYTGFAGGSDLDSLIGGLKDGGGAQSRFKWMMDGNSMTPSPPEVTLHNGPVKLGGGSSYPQYDVLGGSWHRSAAGKVDTSPVNTTWPPEFQPGVPWKGVQSPEPSPYMTSAGMMGPSVLSDPEHQLLQDNTGSNSLNTRLPSPGAWPYSTSDPSHTAHTSVKSSELKSSWPPEPIGHSKSWRTNRNTSHQPRPPPGLSNQKQSWSGEGPQMPRGWGGETGSQESPFKPEWSDGGAGKSWLLLRNLTPQIDGSTLKTICLQHGPLLTFHLGLTPGTALIRYSSPHEAANAQSALHMCVLGNTTILAEFMSDDDVIRYFTHSQTTGVTGSPEGSSGSDPASREGVGGDEEAAVRMTSAGWQGLDVSGGSGPEGLALLSQWSNSSQEGAGKGFWGGVAPGYHSSSLWGTSQMEDGPAALLPGNLLGGGADSL; from the exons ATGGAAGACCGTCACTGTAAGACCGAAGACAGCGCTCATCAGGAG ggcACTAAAGACAGTATTAAAG CACTCTCCCCCTGTCCTGCTGTCGGGGGTTCATCTgacccccccgagggagggaacAATGCAAAGTGGACCACTGTGGCCAACGGACAGCCCCCCTCCGCGGTGTCCCAGCGCTACATGCCCCGTGAGGTTCCCCCGCGCTTCCGCAACCAGCAGGAACCAAAAGTGCTACTGAAGAGGGGTCAGCCGCCACTGTCCTGCATGCTGCTGGGGGGTGGACCGGGAGGGGACGTCACGCCCTCTCCTAATGCAAGCACAGCTGACGCCTCGG ATGCTACTGTTTCTCTGCACTCATCATCTGACGCCTCCGTCACTCCAATTTATGCAAATCACTCATGGGGGATAGGCTCAGGGGGCCAATCTTCCGCTCAGGGAATGGAGAAGATTGTAGTGGACGGCGCTGATTCAGAGAAATGGCCGAGTGTGGAGGGTTCTGCAGCACAGGTCTACAGTTCCTCCTGGAATAGAGACCAGAGAGCGACTGCTGGACCAAGAATGGATGGGTCCTCTTCTCTCTGTGAATATTCAGACACCAGTGCAGTAGAGGGTTTATCCTCACCGGCTCAGAATAAAGAAACGGATCAGTCCGTTGATTCCAAGGCGCCATCTTCTGCTGGAGATGAAGACGGTCCTCGAGGCCTGAACCCTTCATCCTGGACTGCCGACCCTGACGGAGGACCCTTACCCATCACTGCCTCTGAGGAACCTCCTCCCACACCCTTGAGTCAGGCTGGTGCACCGTACCAGACGCTCGGCAACAAAGAGTGGGCGGAGCTTAAAGCTGGaccaaatgatgacagaaaagaGGGTGGAGTCACCCGTGCAGAACCTGCAGGAGAGAAGGACGGAGGTTCAGGGGGTCGAGAGATGAGGGGTTCAAATGAACACACGTCTACAGGATGGACGTCAGACTCAGTTGGGGTGTCAGGAGAGGACGTGAGAGACGGCTCGAGGGCGAGCGCAGCTCGTTTACAAGACTCTGTGCTCGCAAACGATTCGGTGAAATCAAGAGATGACAATCAGAGGAGTGTTCGTGATTGGGATGGTGTGGAGGGAGAATCAGCCCGCAGTGATGATGGAACACGCATCCAGACTGATCGCGCTGAAGAGACCCTGCAGACGATGATCAGTCGCAGTAACCTCGACCCCAGGGTCCTCTGTAACACAGGATGGGGTAAGACCCAGATCAAACAGACCGTGGCATGGAATCTGGAGCTAGACAGTGAGAACGTGTGTAAGGAGGGATGGAAGAGTCCAggtgatgctcctcttcccagATCTAAACTCCAGAAGCAGGAAGGACCGGAGGTCTGTCAGGGTCAGGGTTGGAGAGATGACGAGTGGATTGAGAAGACGGCAGTGAAAAGGGATGGTTGGGGCACGCGTGGAGAAGTTAGGACTGGTGGGTGGGGGGAAGCTCAGGACGATGACAGTTCGTGCAAGAGAGAACGCGTGGGGTGGGATCAGAGCAGCAGACGTGAGCGGGGACAGACCACACCTCTGCCTGAACCTAAAGGAGACTGTAAGGATCAGGCTGAGGGTTTATGGGGCAGCTCTGAAGAGACGGGTGGATGGAGAGGTGAGAAACAGCTTCCGTCACAGataccaaacaaacaaacaacacttaAAACACAAATCCAACAGCAGCCGCAACCACAGATGGCGGGACCTCCAAAGACCTCACAGGACAGAGGTCATCCAGAGAGTCAGAACAAAGGGTCCGGATGGACGTCTGGGCCCATCCCTCAGATACCTTCAGCTACCGAGTCCAGCGGCTGGGACGAACCCTCGCCTCAGTCCGTCAGCAGGAAGATGGAGATCGACGACGGCACATCTGCATGGGGCGATCCTTCACGTTACAGCAGAAACAACGTCAATCTGTGGGATAAGAATGGCTCAAAGACCCAACAGCAGAGTTGTCAGTCATCCGGACGCCAAGCGGCAGCGCCGTCTAAGAACCCTG CTCCTTCAACATGGGGACACAGCGGTGGTCCCTCAGATGAGTCTGTGGACGGTGGCACAGGTGCGTGGGGGAAATCATTGGATGCCGCATCTAACTGGGAGGAGTCAGAGGAGACAGGAGGAGGATGGGGAACGTCACGGTCTCATGCGAACAAGTCTG GTTCAAAGTCTATGCAAGAGAGTTGGGGTGATGAAGGATCAGTCACATCGCGTCACTCCAGCTGGGAGGAGGAGGATGGTGGCACCGGTGTGTGGGGTAACAGGGGACCTCAAAGCAGCATGTCCTCGTATAACTCTGGGAGCTGGGGGCAGAGTCACGGCGGCAGACGACATAACACACAG AGTCCTCTTAAAGGTAACAGTGGTGATTCATGGTCTACTCCCGTGACTCGACAGTTCTCAAACATGAACATCATG GATGAAGACTCCAGCAGCGTGAGTCAGGACAGACACGACAGGAGAGGAATGAATGATGGAGAAATGCGGCGAGGAGGCAGAGCTGGAGCATCGTTCCGCTCGCAGAACTCCAAAGACATCACACCTGGAGAGAGTGGACCGTACATGGACAGG gTTGGGGGTCACGCTGTGTTTGGCAGTGGTGGGATTTCTCAGTTGAGGGGGGTGCATCAGACTGGTGTTCACCCCTTCAGTCGTTCTCCTGTCATACGAGCACCAGTGCCTCAGTTTCTTCCTCCtccg GTCGCTGGGCCGATGCTAAAGCCAATGGCGCCCCCTGGTGGTGGTATGTTCCCTCCCCAGCTCTCTCCTCAGCACATGGCCATGCTCGGTGGTGTTCATCCACACATGCAGCAGTTTCAACTA gcTTGTCAACTTCTTCTTCAACAACAGCAGCAACAGCAACAGTTTCTGAATCAGAGGAAGTTTCCTGCTCCTCCAAGACAGCAGCCTGACGCGCAGCag tTGGCACGTATAATGGCTATTCTCCAGCAGCAGGGGGTGGGAGGAGGAAAACTCCCATCATCCCCCATGGGAGGACCTGTGCCCAAACACCCAGAAACCCCGCCCCTCCATCACCTGAACAAACCGCTGGACACACCCCTGCACGCTGTGATGGGAGGATCTGACCTGCACAACAAACCATCTGCCGCTTACACAG GTTTTGCTGGCGGCTCTGATCTGGACTCTCTGATTGGTGGACTGAAGGATGGAGGAGGGGCTCAGTCTCGTTTTAAATGGATGATGGATGGAAACAGTATGACGCCTTCACCACCGGAGGTCACACTTCACAACG GTCCAGTGAAGCTGGGCGGTGGATCCTCGTACCCTCAGTATGATGTGTTGGGTGGCAGCTGGCACAGATCAGCGGCTGGTAAAGTGGACACGTCACCGGTCAACACCACCTGGCCTCCAG AGTTTCAGCCGGGCGTCCCGTGGAAGGGTGTTCAGAGTCCTGAGCCCAGTCCCTACATGACATCAGCAGGAATGATGGGACCATCTGTGCTCAGTGATCCAGAACATCAGCTCCTGCAAGATAACAcgg GGTCAAACTCTCTGAACACCCGTTTGCCTTCACCTGGTGCCTGGCCGTACAGTACCTCAGACCCGtcacacactgcacacacatcag TTAAATCCTCAGAGCTCAAGTCTAGTTGGCCTCCTGAGCCCATTGGACACAGCAAATCATGGAGGACCAATCGGAACACTTCTCACCAGCCCCGCCCCCCTCCGGGTCTCTCCAATCAGAAGCAGTCGTGGTCAGGGGAGGGGCCACAGATGCCCAGGGGGTGGGGCGGAGAGACGGGCAGTCAGGAGTCGCCCTTTAAACCCG agtGGAGCGATGGCGGAGCAGGGAAATCCTGGCTGTTACTGCGCAACCTCACgccacag ATTGACGGCTCGACGCTGAAGACGATCTGTCTACAACACGGCCCCCTGCTGACCTTTCACCTCGGCCTGACACCAGGCACTGCTCTGATTCGCTACAGCAGCCCTCACGAAGCCGCCAACGCTCAGAGCGCCCTGCACAT GTGCGTTCTGGGAAACACCACCATCCTGGCCGAGTTCATGAGCGACGATGACGTCATCCGCTACTTCACACATTCCCAGACCACCGGGGTCACGGGGTCACCCGAGGGCTCGTCCGGCTCTGACCCCGCATCACGAGAGGGTGTAGGGGGCGATGAAGAGGCGGCGGTCAGGATGACGAGCGCCGGCTGGCAGGGGTTGGACGTGTCGGGCGGCTCTGGGCCTGAAGGACTCGCCCTCCTCAGCCAATGGAGTAACAGTTCACAGGAGGGGGCGGGGAAAGGCTTCTGGGGGGGCGTGGCTCCCGGCTACCACAGCAGCAGTCTGTGGGGCACTTCTCAGATGGAGGACGGCCCAGCTGCGCTGTTGCCAGGCAACCTGCTGGGAGGCGGGGCGGACAGTTTGTGA
- the tnrc6bb.1 gene encoding trinucleotide repeat-containing gene 6B protein isoform X3, which yields MEDRHCKTEDSAHQEGTKDSIKGSLSASSLTCTSSRSDFTQALSPCPAVGGSSDPPEGGNNAKWTTVANGQPPSAVSQRYMPREVPPRFRNQQEPKVLLKRGQPPLSCMLLGGGPGGDVTPSPNASTADASDATVSLHSSSDASVTPIYANHSWGIGSGGQSSAQGMEKIVVDGADSEKWPSVEGSAAQVYSSSWNRDQRATAGPRMDGSSSLCEYSDTSAVEGLSSPAQNKETDQSVDSKAPSSAGDEDGPRGLNPSSWTADPDGGPLPITASEEPPPTPLSQAGAPYQTLGNKEWAELKAGPNDDRKEGGVTRAEPAGEKDGGSGGREMRGSNEHTSTGWTSDSVGVSGEDVRDGSRASAARLQDSVLANDSVKSRDDNQRSVRDWDGVEGESARSDDGTRIQTDRAEETLQTMISRSNLDPRVLCNTGWGKTQIKQTVAWNLELDSENVCKEGWKSPGDAPLPRSKLQKQEGPEVCQGQGWRDDEWIEKTAVKRDGWGTRGEVRTGGWGEAQDDDSSCKRERVGWDQSSRRERGQTTPLPEPKGDCKDQAEGLWGSSEETGGWRGEKQLPSQIPNKQTTLKTQIQQQPQPQMAGPPKTSQDRGHPESQNKGSGWTSGPIPQIPSATESSGWDEPSPQSVSRKMEIDDGTSAWGDPSRYSRNNVNLWDKNGSKTQQQSCQSSGRQAAAPSKNPAPSTWGHSGGPSDESVDGGTGAWGKSLDAASNWEESEETGGGWGTSRSHANKSGSKSMQESWGDEGSVTSRHSSWEEEDGGTGVWGNRGPQSSMSSYNSGSWGQSHGGRRHNTQSPLKGNSGDSWSTPVTRQFSNMNIMDEDSSSVSQDRHDRRGMNDGEMRRGGRAGASFRSQNSKDITPGESGPYMDRVGGHAVFGSGGISQLRGVHQTGVHPFSRSPVIRAPVPQFLPPPVAGPMLKPMAPPGGGMFPPQLSPQHMAMLGGVHPHMQQFQLACQLLLQQQQQQQQFLNQRKFPAPPRQQPDAQQLARIMAILQQQGVGGGKLPSSPMGGPVPKHPETPPLHHLNKPLDTPLHAVMGGSDLHNKPSAAYTGFAGGSDLDSLIGGLKDGGGAQSRFKWMMDGNSMTPSPPEVTLHNGPVKLGGGSSYPQYDVLGGSWHRSAAGKVDTSPVNTTWPPEFQPGVPWKGVQSPEPSPYMTSAGMMGPSVLSDPEHQLLQDNTVKSSELKSSWPPEPIGHSKSWRTNRNTSHQPRPPPGLSNQKQSWSGEGPQMPRGWGGETGSQESPFKPEWSDGGAGKSWLLLRNLTPQIDGSTLKTICLQHGPLLTFHLGLTPGTALIRYSSPHEAANAQSALHMCVLGNTTILAEFMSDDDVIRYFTHSQTTGVTGSPEGSSGSDPASREGVGGDEEAAVRMTSAGWQGLDVSGGSGPEGLALLSQWSNSSQEGAGKGFWGGVAPGYHSSSLWGTSQMEDGPAALLPGNLLGGGADSL from the exons ATGGAAGACCGTCACTGTAAGACCGAAGACAGCGCTCATCAGGAG ggcACTAAAGACAGTATTAAAG GATCTTTATCTGCCTCATCTCTCACCTGTACTTCATCACGGTCTGATTTTACCCAAGCACTCTCCCCCTGTCCTGCTGTCGGGGGTTCATCTgacccccccgagggagggaacAATGCAAAGTGGACCACTGTGGCCAACGGACAGCCCCCCTCCGCGGTGTCCCAGCGCTACATGCCCCGTGAGGTTCCCCCGCGCTTCCGCAACCAGCAGGAACCAAAAGTGCTACTGAAGAGGGGTCAGCCGCCACTGTCCTGCATGCTGCTGGGGGGTGGACCGGGAGGGGACGTCACGCCCTCTCCTAATGCAAGCACAGCTGACGCCTCGG ATGCTACTGTTTCTCTGCACTCATCATCTGACGCCTCCGTCACTCCAATTTATGCAAATCACTCATGGGGGATAGGCTCAGGGGGCCAATCTTCCGCTCAGGGAATGGAGAAGATTGTAGTGGACGGCGCTGATTCAGAGAAATGGCCGAGTGTGGAGGGTTCTGCAGCACAGGTCTACAGTTCCTCCTGGAATAGAGACCAGAGAGCGACTGCTGGACCAAGAATGGATGGGTCCTCTTCTCTCTGTGAATATTCAGACACCAGTGCAGTAGAGGGTTTATCCTCACCGGCTCAGAATAAAGAAACGGATCAGTCCGTTGATTCCAAGGCGCCATCTTCTGCTGGAGATGAAGACGGTCCTCGAGGCCTGAACCCTTCATCCTGGACTGCCGACCCTGACGGAGGACCCTTACCCATCACTGCCTCTGAGGAACCTCCTCCCACACCCTTGAGTCAGGCTGGTGCACCGTACCAGACGCTCGGCAACAAAGAGTGGGCGGAGCTTAAAGCTGGaccaaatgatgacagaaaagaGGGTGGAGTCACCCGTGCAGAACCTGCAGGAGAGAAGGACGGAGGTTCAGGGGGTCGAGAGATGAGGGGTTCAAATGAACACACGTCTACAGGATGGACGTCAGACTCAGTTGGGGTGTCAGGAGAGGACGTGAGAGACGGCTCGAGGGCGAGCGCAGCTCGTTTACAAGACTCTGTGCTCGCAAACGATTCGGTGAAATCAAGAGATGACAATCAGAGGAGTGTTCGTGATTGGGATGGTGTGGAGGGAGAATCAGCCCGCAGTGATGATGGAACACGCATCCAGACTGATCGCGCTGAAGAGACCCTGCAGACGATGATCAGTCGCAGTAACCTCGACCCCAGGGTCCTCTGTAACACAGGATGGGGTAAGACCCAGATCAAACAGACCGTGGCATGGAATCTGGAGCTAGACAGTGAGAACGTGTGTAAGGAGGGATGGAAGAGTCCAggtgatgctcctcttcccagATCTAAACTCCAGAAGCAGGAAGGACCGGAGGTCTGTCAGGGTCAGGGTTGGAGAGATGACGAGTGGATTGAGAAGACGGCAGTGAAAAGGGATGGTTGGGGCACGCGTGGAGAAGTTAGGACTGGTGGGTGGGGGGAAGCTCAGGACGATGACAGTTCGTGCAAGAGAGAACGCGTGGGGTGGGATCAGAGCAGCAGACGTGAGCGGGGACAGACCACACCTCTGCCTGAACCTAAAGGAGACTGTAAGGATCAGGCTGAGGGTTTATGGGGCAGCTCTGAAGAGACGGGTGGATGGAGAGGTGAGAAACAGCTTCCGTCACAGataccaaacaaacaaacaacacttaAAACACAAATCCAACAGCAGCCGCAACCACAGATGGCGGGACCTCCAAAGACCTCACAGGACAGAGGTCATCCAGAGAGTCAGAACAAAGGGTCCGGATGGACGTCTGGGCCCATCCCTCAGATACCTTCAGCTACCGAGTCCAGCGGCTGGGACGAACCCTCGCCTCAGTCCGTCAGCAGGAAGATGGAGATCGACGACGGCACATCTGCATGGGGCGATCCTTCACGTTACAGCAGAAACAACGTCAATCTGTGGGATAAGAATGGCTCAAAGACCCAACAGCAGAGTTGTCAGTCATCCGGACGCCAAGCGGCAGCGCCGTCTAAGAACCCTG CTCCTTCAACATGGGGACACAGCGGTGGTCCCTCAGATGAGTCTGTGGACGGTGGCACAGGTGCGTGGGGGAAATCATTGGATGCCGCATCTAACTGGGAGGAGTCAGAGGAGACAGGAGGAGGATGGGGAACGTCACGGTCTCATGCGAACAAGTCTG GTTCAAAGTCTATGCAAGAGAGTTGGGGTGATGAAGGATCAGTCACATCGCGTCACTCCAGCTGGGAGGAGGAGGATGGTGGCACCGGTGTGTGGGGTAACAGGGGACCTCAAAGCAGCATGTCCTCGTATAACTCTGGGAGCTGGGGGCAGAGTCACGGCGGCAGACGACATAACACACAG AGTCCTCTTAAAGGTAACAGTGGTGATTCATGGTCTACTCCCGTGACTCGACAGTTCTCAAACATGAACATCATG GATGAAGACTCCAGCAGCGTGAGTCAGGACAGACACGACAGGAGAGGAATGAATGATGGAGAAATGCGGCGAGGAGGCAGAGCTGGAGCATCGTTCCGCTCGCAGAACTCCAAAGACATCACACCTGGAGAGAGTGGACCGTACATGGACAGG gTTGGGGGTCACGCTGTGTTTGGCAGTGGTGGGATTTCTCAGTTGAGGGGGGTGCATCAGACTGGTGTTCACCCCTTCAGTCGTTCTCCTGTCATACGAGCACCAGTGCCTCAGTTTCTTCCTCCtccg GTCGCTGGGCCGATGCTAAAGCCAATGGCGCCCCCTGGTGGTGGTATGTTCCCTCCCCAGCTCTCTCCTCAGCACATGGCCATGCTCGGTGGTGTTCATCCACACATGCAGCAGTTTCAACTA gcTTGTCAACTTCTTCTTCAACAACAGCAGCAACAGCAACAGTTTCTGAATCAGAGGAAGTTTCCTGCTCCTCCAAGACAGCAGCCTGACGCGCAGCag tTGGCACGTATAATGGCTATTCTCCAGCAGCAGGGGGTGGGAGGAGGAAAACTCCCATCATCCCCCATGGGAGGACCTGTGCCCAAACACCCAGAAACCCCGCCCCTCCATCACCTGAACAAACCGCTGGACACACCCCTGCACGCTGTGATGGGAGGATCTGACCTGCACAACAAACCATCTGCCGCTTACACAG GTTTTGCTGGCGGCTCTGATCTGGACTCTCTGATTGGTGGACTGAAGGATGGAGGAGGGGCTCAGTCTCGTTTTAAATGGATGATGGATGGAAACAGTATGACGCCTTCACCACCGGAGGTCACACTTCACAACG GTCCAGTGAAGCTGGGCGGTGGATCCTCGTACCCTCAGTATGATGTGTTGGGTGGCAGCTGGCACAGATCAGCGGCTGGTAAAGTGGACACGTCACCGGTCAACACCACCTGGCCTCCAG AGTTTCAGCCGGGCGTCCCGTGGAAGGGTGTTCAGAGTCCTGAGCCCAGTCCCTACATGACATCAGCAGGAATGATGGGACCATCTGTGCTCAGTGATCCAGAACATCAGCTCCTGCAAGATAACAcgg TTAAATCCTCAGAGCTCAAGTCTAGTTGGCCTCCTGAGCCCATTGGACACAGCAAATCATGGAGGACCAATCGGAACACTTCTCACCAGCCCCGCCCCCCTCCGGGTCTCTCCAATCAGAAGCAGTCGTGGTCAGGGGAGGGGCCACAGATGCCCAGGGGGTGGGGCGGAGAGACGGGCAGTCAGGAGTCGCCCTTTAAACCCG agtGGAGCGATGGCGGAGCAGGGAAATCCTGGCTGTTACTGCGCAACCTCACgccacag ATTGACGGCTCGACGCTGAAGACGATCTGTCTACAACACGGCCCCCTGCTGACCTTTCACCTCGGCCTGACACCAGGCACTGCTCTGATTCGCTACAGCAGCCCTCACGAAGCCGCCAACGCTCAGAGCGCCCTGCACAT GTGCGTTCTGGGAAACACCACCATCCTGGCCGAGTTCATGAGCGACGATGACGTCATCCGCTACTTCACACATTCCCAGACCACCGGGGTCACGGGGTCACCCGAGGGCTCGTCCGGCTCTGACCCCGCATCACGAGAGGGTGTAGGGGGCGATGAAGAGGCGGCGGTCAGGATGACGAGCGCCGGCTGGCAGGGGTTGGACGTGTCGGGCGGCTCTGGGCCTGAAGGACTCGCCCTCCTCAGCCAATGGAGTAACAGTTCACAGGAGGGGGCGGGGAAAGGCTTCTGGGGGGGCGTGGCTCCCGGCTACCACAGCAGCAGTCTGTGGGGCACTTCTCAGATGGAGGACGGCCCAGCTGCGCTGTTGCCAGGCAACCTGCTGGGAGGCGGGGCGGACAGTTTGTGA